acaaatgttttttttcaaaaatttaaGACTTAATGGATGGCAGAAAGTCTGAATTTAACTGTTGATCTGAGTCTGTTGTCTGTCAATGATGACATATCCATGGAAGATTAGTCTCCTGCCAGTTTCTGGTGTTTCTCATCTCAGTGAGTGAGTACCTGCATTGTCACTGTTGCagaagtgtggggtttttttaggaaacTTGAGGGAGGAGCATAGTGGCCTGATGAAAAGGTATGGAAGGATTGTTCAGTGCATTAacaatgtgaaataaattatcaAGACAGGACCTGCAAAAGAGGCCAGGGGAACGTCAGTATTACTGTTGTGCTCTCAGTAGAAAGCCTGGCAGATGGGGTATGGCAAAATTAatctgggaagaaggaaagaataaaatgtccctttaccaaaaaaaattcccagaaaGACACGTTTGTCTTTTGTCAGATTAAGTGTTCTGGGAAGGGAGATATTTGGACCCCCTTAGAGGCTGGGTAAAAGCATGTTACTGAATCAAATCTGCTCAAGCAGAAGAGTTAATTGTTCCAAACTGCAGTTTGAAATCCAGCTCTGTGATGCTTGTGCTCCTTACCTGAGAAGAAGAGAGACAATGACATTGTGTGACCTGTTTGAGTTGTTCACATAGCATCATAGCATCACCTGTTTCTCATCTTCCTTAAGATGCTGGTAAAGACTTCTGAGGAACTGGGAAGTTCACAGGATGGGAGTATCAGAATTACCAAGCAGCAGCAATTTAGACCTAAAGTAACTCGGAGAGATTGAGTGGCTGCTTTCATCTTCTAGTGTTGTTCATTCATGTCATAGGCATTTGTGAAAGGCAGTTTATGATGGCAAATACTGATAGGCAAGGAAACATGAGTGAGCTGATTTTGTTCCATCAGCAGGAGTTTCACAGCTAAAGTGAGGTCTCGTGTGCTAACAAGTAATGTGAAGATGATGTGGATACTAATTTTGAATGTGTTGGGACTTACTGtcacaaaacaaacattaacCTTAGTGTGATGCTCTAGCTTTAGGTTGCATCAGAGATTCTCTTAAATGTGGCACTGCCTTTTTTAAGTTTTTGCATGCTGAGGTGGCTTGTGTTCTGTGTTACAGTTTTTGTCACTGTTTATAGATTGAGGTACTTTACAGAATATCTCAGGGCTGATTGTTTGCCTTAAATTCCAGTCACAATAACTTTGTGGCCATCCTGGACCTGCCAGAAGGGGAGCACCAATACAAGTTCTTTGTGGATGGGCAGTGGACTCACGATCCTTCAGAGGTAATGTTTTCTTTGACTCACTGGGTGTATTCATTGAGGCAACCAAAGAGAAGAAACTGTCTGGTTTCTCTACCAACAGCTGGCCTTTTCAGAGAGAAAGTATTTATTGGTTAACAGCAGAAACTGACTGTTTCAGCTGGTGAGAGGTATTTCTGAGCCCTGCTGGCCTTGGTGACAGCATCAGACTGTCAGCCTCAAAGGACAGGAGATTTTGTAACAGGTGACAAGGTCTCTCTGGTGTTGGCTTGTAGGAGGTGGTGAGCTTTTCCTGTCCAGTGCCAGGCTGTCTTTTAAAGCACTGTGGCATTGGTGGCAGCCCAGATTTCTTCTGCAGTGTACGTGCCATCTGTGCCAGAATGTTGCCATCACTGCTCTGCATCTTTTCATAGTCCAGTAGTTGTGCCAAAACCTACCAggccttttcttcctcctgtgctGTAAAATGCTGAGCTATCTAGCAGTTCCTGCCTGCTTCAGAGTTAATCACTCAGAGCTGCTGGTTCCAGTCTTCTTGCTGTCTTGGCAAACCTTGCAGAACCTCACAGAATTTATCTTGCAGTAAATTTAGCTATTTGAACCCTTGGCCTTGGACTCCAGTCTTAGTTTTGGTGGTAAACCAACAGTACCAGCCATACTCTGTCCTACATCAGGCCATGCAGATCTTAGCCTGGCCCTGAAGGCCCTGTAGAAGCCAGAAATAAAGCTTAGCTCCTCTGTCATCACTGTGAACTTCAGCCCAGACCTGATCTTAGCCTTATCTGTGGCCCATGAATTTACCAAGTGCTGTGGACCCAGCAGGTTCAACTGACATCCATCCCCCAGCCCTAAATCCTGCACTTGCTCTTAACTTCACACTGAGCAGTGATTAGATCTTCTTAATCTGGTACtagcatattttaaaagcaatatatCTCATTCTTGGTAAGGCTGACTGTATTGTTTTGAGAATCTAATAGTCCTGCAAGCTTTTTTATTCTGACTTGTGTATCTTGTTTCTTCCCAGCCAGTAGTAACCAGCCAGCTAGGTACTGTCAACAACATCATACAGGTGAAGAAAACTGACTTTGAAGTATTCGATGCTTTGATGGTGGACTCCCAAAAATGTTCAGACATGTCTGGTATGAGCCTACTGGTAATTTTATATCACACTTTTTAGAGCTGTTAAaatttcatcttccttttcatcTGGAGTTAAAATTCCAGCCTAGATTAATCTCCACTTTTGTCAGGTCCTGTGGACGTGTGCAGGAATCACAAACACTCAGAGGAGGGATGTGGAGTGCATGAAGGAGGCAGCCCCTGACAGAGCAACACAGGTCACTGTAGATCTGATTAGGAGGAAGTCATGGGTGCTTAATAGCAATTTGTTTGCCTGTGCAATATGAAATGGCTGGCTTTAATGCACTCAGTAGTGGATCAGTCTCTGCAACATCAAGTCAATATTGACAGCCTACATTGCTCCTACTTCCATCTTCCTCTGCTAAGGAGGTCAGAAGTTGCACATTAAGAGGTAGGAATTAGGTGCATCTTAGTAGTGCTAACACAGGCTCAGACCATGACTGAAGTAGTACCTTTAAAACCTCCTTCAGAAGACCTGTCTTTTGAATCTGAGGCAGAAGACCTGTTTGGTTAGGTTTTGCTATATGCATATTTCCACTGGACAaagcttttttgaaaaaagtGTGATTTGTGAGACTTGGATAGTGCAAGAAGCCAGGAGGAGATTCTAGTAGATGTGGTAACATCCTTTCCTGACACTGCTTTAGATTCTGAAGAGCTCTTTCTATTGCCCTGTCCCAGCACAGGAGTAGTGCCTGCCCTTTACATGTGCCTACCATGCTTGTACTGCTTCCTTTGGAGGCAGTGTTGTGGAGCAGTGTTTATGGTGAAGTGTTTGCTGGAGAAGTGCTGTGCAGAGATGACAGTGGAGTGTTCTGGAGTTAAGTAGGGCCCTCAGAACTTCTCCTCCCACATCTTCACAGCTCGTCTCGAGTCAGACAGTTTTTGGATATCTTAAATCCCTGATCCTCTGGCACtgcatcagctgctgcagctcttacATGCCATTGATTTCTTTTGGCTGTGTTTCTGGATGTGAAAATCGACCTGGAGTACCAGTAAAAATGTACCTATAAAGAGCAGATATTCTTACAGAATAttgaagaataaatatttaacatctttCTGGCAGAATTGTCAAGTTCCCCCCCAGGACCATACCACCAGGAGCCCTATGTTTGGAAGGCAGAGGAGCGCTTTAAATCACCACCTATTCTCCCCCCCCACCTGCTGCAGGTCATCCTGAACAAGGACACAGGCATTTCTGTGAgtacatttgtttgttttgctgaataATGGCCTTCAGGGTGTGAACAGACTGGGAAAAAATCTGGGTACAGACACGGACAGGTGAGGACAAACCTTAGAATAGTTGTCGGGTTGGTAAATTCCTTATTACTTATGTCCAGATGGAtcttcaaaatggaaaaagaaaaacaactaaatTGCTGTTTTACTCCCAGAAACCCTAGGCTTCCCACTGCAAACCAATGAAAATGTCAGGAGCACGTAAGAAGTAGTTGAGGTCTGTTTCATGATGGCATTGAGAATGGGAGGGATCTGAACCTTTGCCTGTATCCCTTGATGGACTCAGTGCAAGGAGCTGTGTGATGTGTTTGTGAGCATAGGTAGTTACAGATGGTGTTTGTCACCCATCAGCTGTGATGAGCAAACTGTGCTTTGTTATTTTCACACTGTctcactttctctttttgccaCCAGTGCGATCCTGCTCTACTCCCTGAACCCAACCATGTCATGCTGAACCACCTCTACGCACTTTCTATCAAGGTGAGAGGCCAGGACATGTTCTTCACACTTGGAGCTTTTAGATAACCATGTTTCTCACTTGTTTTCCATCTCCTGTAGGATGGAGTGATGGTGCTTAGTGCTACACATCGTTACAAGAAGAAATACGTGACTACTTTGCTGTACAAGCCAATATGAATGTCATAGGAGTTTGTGACCAATAGTTCTGGGCCAGTgcagtctcagaaaaaaaattcttctcttaACCAAATGTactcctgctctgtgctgtagCAAATGAACTCTGATTTAATATTGTCTCTGAGACTTCCAGGTTTTCCTGTATTTGCCTTATTGTCCCAGTCCCACCTTGGAAGTTCGTGAAGACAGCAGCTTTGTGGCaactagacagatggcaaaggTGTCAGTGCCCGTTGTCAGCTCAGTTAAAAAACCACCATTGTGCAGGCAGCAACAGATTAAAGACCTTCAGCAGTGAGCCAGACTGTAAGTAACTTAACAAGCCAGCCCAAAGTCTAGAACGTTGAGGATTCTTGTGGAATCTTATTTAAGCTTAACACTCAGCAATAGCAAGCCTGTTACAGCTTTCATATCATCAAACACAATTATTTCAGGAGCAAGTTCCAAACTTGCATGGCTGAATTAAGTGTGAATATTGATGATCTTTCTAGTAGCAACCTTTTCTAGGCAAAATGAGTGACACAATCATCTACAAGCTCATTCTTAGTTTACAGTAGACTGgggtgcagtgctgctgtggagtTTTTCTCTTCATGAGAACTGAAATACAACTTTTCCCCTGTGGAATTTCTGGTAAAGATAATTGTTTTTAACGGCTGGATGTTTCTGTGAATCATAAATGTGTCATCTTGTAATCTGTTTTTTGAAACTAGTTTCTCTTGCTGTTGCTGATAAGGACTTCCTTAAGCTGGGACAGGGAACTGTAAGGAAATTGGTTAAGGGATTTAGTTCTTCAGGAACAGCCTGAAGTCATTTGTGTCCCAGTGGCCAAACTTGCCTCTTGGTGTCTGggtacagcagcactgcaccctgccctgccccggcTGGAGCTGGGCCTCCTGCCAGGGATGCAAAACCCCTGGTGCTtccacagccagggctgtggAGCTCTCTGCAACTTGTTACtctgtttatattttctaaGACTTCATAGTAACACCAGGTTGCCTGTACGTGGTACTGGCAGCCTGTTTTATCccaaaagaaatgcaacattAATGCAAAACCTCCTGCCAGTGTGCCTCGGGCCTGCCCTGGGGGAAACCAGCTCGGGGGGGTGACCTGCTGGGTCCTCCCCACTGTTTGTTAGTGCCTGAGAGTGCCAGTGACTGTGCCAATGATAACCAGCTGTGTCCCACTGTGTGGGAAGAGCACATAGTACCAATCAGTCAGGAGTTGGAGAGGGgacaaaagctgcagcagccactcAGCAGTCAGGAACCAGCCACAGGAAGGGTGCTTTGCCATCCTTGGATCTGTTCACTAGCCTTGTTACAGTGTCCTGAGTAGCTCAGTAGATCTGGGTCTAGTGCAAtagttttctctgaaaacttcCTTCATTCATGCTACAGATAGTATTTGGTATTTTGAAATAGAGAATTGCTTTCgttttcagcctcttcagaaacaaataaaacattttcaagaaaagtGGGTGATTTGCTTTGTTGTTATCCTTCCCATTCCTGGTAACCTCTGCCGCcttgagttatttttttataccCTGTGATATCCTGACTGCAGTGTCATCCCTTGTTGGGTTGTGCAAGTTTTTAATTCATAGGTGTAGCTTGAAACACTTTGTCCACTTGTAGGTAATCAGTAGAGAAGGGAGGTCTGTGCTTGTGTTGTAAAGTTTGCAGAAGTAATGAGTCCAGTTGCTTACAAGCTGCATCATGCTGGTCCTTGGGGCTGAGAAATATTGACCCTGGGTCCCCCCATCAGCTttgttccagctgctgctcttccagcagACCTTTTTTCCCAAGCTGTTCTCTTTGACTGTGTGTGATTGTGGGTTGGACGTGGCTGTGGGACATTGGATTGGGCTGTGCAGGGGAGTCTGTGCCCTCTGTCATACTTATTGGCATCAGAAGCTGCTGACTTGTGAGGAAgtcagggaagagctgtgggaCGTGTGTTTGGTGCTGGTACCTGCAGAGTGGTGAGTTctgcaggaagggctgggagaTTTGTCAGGGAGGCAGAGGTTCCTTTTAGCTTGAGCTGGTTTTGTCAGGGCAGTAAACAAAGCTGCAGCAATAGCAGAGGAGGTTGGAACAGTTCCTGTGAAGCTGACAGAATTGCTTTTGTTGAAAGGTAAACTCAGTAAAAACCCCTACAAGTTTAAATGCAGAAGTATGTGCTGGTAGAAAAATGTGTGACCACAGGTGTTCTTTGTCACCTCCCTGCCACAGAGAAACCTGATACTTAAATAATATTGAATAATGATGTTCAATAATGGTCTCTCCTTCCATGGCAGCATCAGCAGGTGTGCTACTGCCTGATGTTGTGCAGGGCAATGGCACTagtgcacagcagcaggatggtTGGGGcttctgtgctctgtgctgttggCTTAATGGAAGTGGCCATGGTCTGGTATCAGCTGCTCCGTGAGCTGAAGGAGGGCTTGGGGTCTGTGGCTGGAGGAGCCCTGGTGGGACTGGGCTGTACTGCTGTCTTGGCCATGGCTCAGGCACCAAGGACACCCTGGGCCAAGGCCCcagcagtgggtgctgctgAGGCAGAGTGCAGGTTACACGCTGTGACAGCCAAGTAGATGAGGGCATTTGTGCAGAATTGAGTGTTTGGGAGGAAACGTCAGCAGAGGAGATGCAAGTGttggaaggaattttttttttcacctatgTTCAAAGTACAGTAGGTGTGagtgtgtcctggcagccaggcATGCACTGGGTCCTCATCAATGCTTAT
The sequence above is a segment of the Apus apus isolate bApuApu2 chromosome 16, bApuApu2.pri.cur, whole genome shotgun sequence genome. Coding sequences within it:
- the PRKAB1 gene encoding 5'-AMP-activated protein kinase subunit beta-1, whose amino-acid sequence is MGNTSSERAGLERHGHKASRGDSSGGVISTKEGDRPKILMDSPEDTDLFHSEEMKAPLEKEEFLAWQQDLEVNDKTPTQARPTVFRWTGGGKEVYLSGSFNNWSKIPLTRSHNNFVAILDLPEGEHQYKFFVDGQWTHDPSEPVVTSQLGTVNNIIQVKKTDFEVFDALMVDSQKCSDMSELSSSPPGPYHQEPYVWKAEERFKSPPILPPHLLQVILNKDTGISCDPALLPEPNHVMLNHLYALSIKDGVMVLSATHRYKKKYVTTLLYKPI